CTGTCGCTCTAGTGTTTGGTGTCAATGAAGAGCCACCctcacaagaaaataaaactcTTACTCTTACACTATGGGTGCCAAGGCTAGATTTTATATCTTTGCTTATAATTTGTGATCCAATAGTCATCTGAGCTACCAggtaaaaaaatcataatctaTGCTAGTAGTGTCTTGTATGAGATAAGATTAGGTATACTGGTTGGGTTGAACCTGTTTAACCTGAATTTTTGACTGGCCAGATAagcatttaaaatttttatttttttttataaaactcGGCCTGCCTAACCCGTGTTGGGAGGTGGGTTACACGGGTCGAGCCCGGCCTGTTTCTTCCCCAACCTGTGACAAGCCAGTCCGTATGGGTGGTCCGTTTTGTCGGCTTTACTTGAAATATCATGTCAACATATcccaaacaataataaattgaCAAACCACCATTTCAATGAGTAATTACCATTTTAAACGGAATGTCACATGTTAAGTACTATCTTAAGAGCATCCACATCAATGGTGCAAAGGAGGTTCATAGTACAAAGGCTCATGacatggaagagagagagattccaagaaagagaaagaaatgCATCTCCTGCAAAATGGAGATATTAGAACAGTAAATTAGCAGAAGAAAAAGGGAGAAAGGTTGCGCCTGACGCGCGTCAGGCGCAACCATGGCGCCCAGAGTGCGCGCGCTTGACATCTgagttttttatttatatttttttaaattttgatttgttttatttattttttcctcccatcccattttctctttcctaattacacctacaaaaactcctcaattaccataaaaaactccattgataaagATACTCTAATCAAGAATATTGGTATAATCATATTGAGAAAAAACACAATATACGAAATGCCAACTCATTAACGCAAtgaaaaatacattttcaaaaacACAAAACTATTCGCCTTTAAAAGTTTTCGTGCACTTGGGCTCTCTCATTTTTCTCCCGAGTTCATACTAAAATTCAGGCTCAAGTTTTCATGTTTGGCGGCCCATTGGGCCCAAAACTTGTCATTTACTTGTTCATGAATCTGAAACACATGAGAGATAAGCCGCAAGCGGGATGCGTTGTTCTTCTGGTAAATCTTGTTAAACGGACAGATATATAGTGGTATTGGGTTGTCTCTCACCCGAATATATGCCATCTTTTTCTGCTGTCTTCAAGGCAAAGCAATTCTTGCTTCTCTGGTTAGATCTCCTAACCCCCTCCTTCATCTATTCAGCTACCATTTCCATTTTCTATCTATTTTCTTTAAGCCCTGCCACTTTTCTTTTGTCTCACAAatattttccttcaaattttatgaaataaaatttctGTTTGGATAAACAAGGTCAGCATTTCATGTATTATTAATTCGTATTTCAAGAAAAGCTCAACCATATTTTATGTGGTTTGATTGGGCTTTAACCTCTGTTActtcttatttttcaatttgggtTCTCAATTTGGATAGAGAATCATCTCTgttagctttaattttttttattttttttttttataattcaaaggaTTTTGTATAAAGATTTGATTTATACCCCCTTTCTATATGTATCTACTTCTTATAAGAGCTAAGAAAAGGTTGTTGGTTTCTTTCAGGTGCAAATCCAATGGAAGGCATTATACTTAGAAGAGTTATTCCTTCAGACAATAGTTGCCTCTTCAATGCGGTTgggtaataaaaatttgagcTTTAGGGCTGTTATTTTGATGGAGAGTTTATGTGTTAACAGTACTAAACCTGTTGTTGTTCTTCTATGCAGTTATGTGATGGACCATGACAAGAACAAAGCTCCTGAGCTAAGACAGGTTAAATTTCTGCTCTTTATTTCATGAACAAATGAGCTGTTGAAATACATAAATTGTACTGTGTTTGCTGTCATGCTTCTTAGACTGTTAGTATTTTTCAAAAGGATAAATATTACTAGTATTGCAATGCCATTTTGAAATGGAATGTGGAATTGACAGTATCTTCTGAAAGTACTACTttgatttttcattattttgacTGATTACCAATCATGAAATGAATAAACAGTGTGAAATTTCTCGGAGATCTGAACGGTTTGCGATTAGTAATTCTTAACTGATAGTCAGCATTCATTCTGACTTCTGATATTCAAGGTTCAAGGTAGTTGAACTGAAGTAATGACTTTTGAAAGTGTCTTTTTGAACACTTTTTTCTcgtattttgttgttgttttgaatGATTCAATTGCGTGTCCTTTCAACTGGTGTGAAATCTGTTCCCATGTAATGGCCTGAATTTGTTGAATTAGGTGAGAAAAACAGGTGAGCTCCAAAATAACTATCATTTTGATGCCATTACTGTGTTTGAAAAAgtcatttacaattttttacaTATCACCAATTCCACTATAAAGTGCTTCAATTGCATTTATCATGTGTGAAAGTGTCGTTTATCACTTTCCTCCACTCTCCGATGACAGTTTTTTATTTGAAGGTTATTGCGGCAGCAGTTGCCAGTGACCCTACAAAATATTCCGAAGCTTTTCTTGGGAAGCCCAATCAAGAATATTGTGAATGGATTCTTAACCCAGAAAAATGGGGTGGTATGTGTCACTTATAtgaaatttcttttcttttttctttgtttccacTTTACTCATTTTAGCTGCGACCATTAAGACATCTATGGGCTAACCATCAAATGATATACAAATTATAACTGCAGAAATGTTATAATGTGTTTATCAATCGGACTAAACTGTTCACATAATATATAGGTGCCATAGAGCTTTCCATACTCGCAGAGTTTTATGGGCGCGAAATTGCAGCTTATGATATACAAACTACACGTTGTGATCTGTATGGGCAGGTTAGTGCTTACAGCTTGATGTGTATACTATATCCCGTGGTTCTTACTAACTGGTTTAGTTGAACTTAGCAGTCTTTTTAATCCGCTTTGACATACTCTTGAACAGGAAAATAACTATCATGAACGAGTCATGCTGATTTATGATGGCCTCCATTATGATGCTTTGGCTGTAtggttttctctctctctctctctctctctctatgtgATTGATCCGCTTTGAATTGATTTTCATGGTTGAAATTCCTGTTTAATTCAAGAGAAACGCGTGAACCACACACGCAATAAAGGGGAAAAGAAAAGCCAGCAGCCCTAAGGCAATTCATAATATTTTAGTTGCGTCTATAGATTCTCCATGTGGTGTGTTCTAGATTTCTAATAAATCATTCAAGACAAGTAGCCATGCTAAACTGACAGACTTTTACTATTTATGAGCTGTCGGTAGATTAATAGGATATACAAGGTATCGGTATAACCTATTGCCATTTTTGGAAAAGAGATTATTTGCATAGAATGTGTTCAATGATATAAAACCGACACTAAATTCAAGACTGTTGGATACCTTCCGCAAGATTGAGTTCCAATGTTGAGCATTGTTTAAGCTTCATAAGCGTGTTCTAGAGTTCTCTTAAACACTTCATATGTCTATCCCATTTGGCGTGCCTGCTAACACAGTGCTGATACGCTACCAACAGATGTCTCCTTCTGAAGGGGCTCCGGAGGAGTTTGATCAGACAATTTTCACTGTGCAGAAGGACCGAAGCATTGGCCCGGTTGAAAGGCTTGCTCTTAATCTGGTTAAAGAGCAGCAAAGGTaacatctttatatatatacgccGTTAATTTACAGATGGGTACCTAACTTTCGTTCTAACGTCTTAGTACAATGCTTCATAATCTGAGTTTCATATTTGATCTGATCTGAATCACGACTAACTTATACTTTGATTCTAACTCAAAGTGGCTTAAATTGATGCAATGCAGGAAGAGGAGTTACACTGATACTGGCAACTTCACTCTGCGGTGCGGGGTTTGTCAAATAGGGGTTGTTGGCCAAAAGGTTTGTTGGCATGCTGATTAACTATCCTCTTTGTGTCCTTTGTTACACTCCCAGGAGTGGCCTATTGACTTTTTTGGTTTGAAtcagtcagctatgggcaatTTAGGCTGGTTTACCATTTAGTGATCTTTTGTCAATTAGGGTCACTAGGTAGGTTTCTCGTCACCAGAAAAAAAATGTGTTCAAAGGAAAATTGGTCAAATAAGTCCTGAAGTCGTGCGAATAAAAGGAAACTTTATTGAATCCCTTAAATaagaaaaagtgcaattgagtcgAAATGTTACTTATTCTACGGTTTTTGGCACCGACTAGGCTAACATATGTTGAAATTATGCAGGAGGCTGCAGAGCATGCACAAGCAACAGGACATGTTAACTTTCAGGAATACAGATAAAAGCAGAGGGATCAAGTttatcatcttcaattcttttGGTGAAGCTGCATTTCAATGGAGGAAATATTTGATGTTGTTGTACAAGCACAATCAATAAAAATTTGGCGATATAGCAGTGTTGTGAGGTAGTAGAACATATACGCATGCGTGCatacacacaaacaaagcagaCCCCAAGAATCTGTCTGTGCTTCTGTTTTGTATTGGATTTGTACAACTTTGCTTCAATTTACTTTGATCAACAGATTTCTTTGTTGAACTTCAtgaaatttcttcttcttctttttatttgtcaaatgaaatgaaatttcttCCTTAAATGAGAAGATTGGAAATTTTTGGTATGCcctaataatactaataaggatAATATCACTTGGTATTCTCATATTAGGAGTCTTTGATTAGTCAATCGAGGAGAAAAAGACAAGTTTTTAAGAGGTGGCTAAATGagtgtaatttaatttttatagtaaaaagtcatgagtttgattcttattaAACATTTTATTGCTTGAGTTTAATAGTTTATCTTACAAATTTTTCATAGTCCATCACTTTTGGAGAGGAAATAGTGAAATTGGCTTGCCTAAAtcaaaaaatgtttataattttcaCTGATTTAAAGTCCACATCAAAAATCatcatcatttaattttttatttacgaAATATCTGCAATATGCCACCGTTAATTAATGTATACTTTGTTTAATTTGGGTATCCCCTCCactggaagaaaaaaaataaatgtatactttGTATGAAGTTCGGTCTTGTAACATTTACTAATAATCATAAAAAGATAAACTATTGTCTTATAATCTTCACTGATAAAAATCACAATAAGTAAAATAAGTAAACTAATTTAAGTAATTCCTAATTGATCGAGTGAATAGACAACTCGAGATTCTTATCTACGAAAAAACGACACAATGCCACGCCTATATGTGGAGGGCCGGACGTGGCAACTCGAAACCGATAAGCATGCATGCTGCTGCATACAACGTTGGAAATGCAAATCTGCGAGACACGGAATAAATTGGAAAGAATCAAACAGATAAGAAGAGAAAACAAATGAAGGTGGGGAAGTTTTTTTGCATGGCTACTGGTACGTGGAAGCTCCGCCACGAAACACCGACACCTGGTGGCGCAAGGTGGCCACCGCTCTCCACGTTATACCCATGCATGCACTTCACTGTCTCATACTCTCATCATCTCCACTATAAAACCCACTCCCATTCCCTCTCATTCCTCACCAACTTAATCAGCAATAACCATCCCCACTCCAATAATACCACTCTTCCACTTAGCCCTACCAGAAATGGCAAAGCTTGCTATGGCGGCGGTGTTGGTTGCCCTCTTGGCCATGTCGGCGGCCACGGCCTTCcgcaccaccatcaccaccatcgTGGATGAGCAAACCCCGAGCCGCGGGCAGCAGCACGGCGGCGGCCAGCAGCCGCAATGCCAGGAGCAGATCCAGCAGCAGAGCGAAGAGCTCCGCCACTGCGTCATGTACCTGTCCCCAGAGAACAGCCACTTCATAAAGATGAAATCCTCCAGCTGGAGAATGCCgcagcagcaacagcaacagcaccTGAACCAATGCTGCAACGCATTAGAGAACTTCGACCGCCAGTGCCGATGCGAAGCCGTGAAGCAAGCATTGAGATGGCTGCAACAGGAACAACAGGAGCAGGAACAAGGACAGGGACAAGGACAAGAACAGGAACAGGGACAAGAACAAGAACAGGAACAGGAACAATGGCAGCAGCTGGAACAACAGATTCTGAAGAAGGCTAAATATCTTCCTCAAGTCTGCAACCTTGAGCCCCAAAAGTGCCAAATCAGAACTTTCTATTTCTAAATGCCGGGAGGAGCGGCAAGGATCAATTGCGTGCTTTAACCTACCACGCAGTGatcataataatgatgatgataacaATAAACATAAGTTCACTCCCTCTAGCTCTAACCTAGAGTTTTCCCGAGTGAATTTTGATGTAATAAAAACTAgtaattatcaataaaagcaCGCGATTCGGAGATCAATGCATGCATGTTTGGGTACATTATTCCCAGGATTAGCATAAACATGGATGGTTTTTGCCCTTTTGGTGTCTGAACTCTCTGAACTCTGAAGTATGAAGAATATAGTAATAAAAATGGATGGGgataattaaaatagaatagCAGAGGTCCTGGAAAAAGAGTAAAAAGTTGCCTTATTACCAACTATTAATTCCTACTACTGGCATAACTGAAACTCCAGAATAGCTAAATGGGTGTATTATAAAGCAGCAATGCATTCAATCTCAATCTTGGCATCCATTGGCAATGCTGCAACCTGGTATGTTGCCCTGGCAGGTGCTGGTGATGGGAAATCTGCAAATTATTTCAATCAAGATTGTAAATAATGGAAAGTTCAAAACTATGTAAAAACTGGTTTAATTCATCTACTTACATTTAGCATAGATCTCATTCACTGTTTTGAAGTCCTTCAGATCAGCCAACCTGCAGTGatgaaacattttcatttcaaatattaaaaacaacaatcaagagcATATGTATTGAGAAATGAGAACAGAGAGATATAGTCAGAAGAAAGATAACACATACAAGATGGTAGTCTTAACAACATTGGAGTAGTTAACACCTCCTGCTTTAAGTATCTCCCCTATGTTCTTCAGAACCTGCATACATTTAAGCTCAAACTTTTGTGAGAGATCTTTCTGTAATTAGCAACTGAATGACCATGGCAATATTACCTGCTCTGTTTGATCCTCTACACTGTCTGACACAAACTTTCCAGTCTGCATTTCAGTACAAAAACAGTTAATCCTTACAGGTTCAGCCACATGAATAAAAGATTTTGAGAGAAGTACAAGAAGTTTGATGAATAGCACaataattggcaattatacTAAGACATGCCTCTGGAACAAGCCCAAGAACTCCAGATACAAAAAGAAGATTATTTGCTTTGATGGCTTGAGAGTATGGGCCCAGAGCTGCTGGAGCCTTTTCTGTTTGAACAACCTCCTTCACACCTAATATCATTACATATGCATATAAAACCTATATCAGTATAGTAACTATCACACTGGAATTAAACAAGCACAAGCTAATTAAACCAGAAAAATCACTGTTTGGAGAAGCTAAATCCACATCATATACAAGATCAACCCAGAAAACTAGAAATCATTCATCTCCTCAGCATAAGAGCATATCAAACATTCAAACTAAATCAATATTCTAACAGTTCTTCCATTTAAACCCTTGAAAAACTAGAAATCATCCATCTTCTCAGCATATGAGCATATCAAACACTCAAACTAAATCAATATCCTAACAGTTCTTCCATTTAAATCCATGATTACAATTCATTCATGGTCTATATACATTAACTGGATATAATAATGCAGACGGTTTTGAAACTGATAAAATCTCAGACTAATTGGTTATTCCAACAAAAATGATTCAGGCGAAGAATACAAGGAAATGGATGCACAAAAATCACAACATTATCGCATACAACCGCCATAGAACACAAGCTCCAACCATTATAAACCAATTGTCTACCAGAGTAACACTGTCAGCGTTTTGGAGAACGAAATAAAGGTGAAATCCTATCCCTAAAACAAAATCTATATTGAAATTCTTCTAAATTGGAGATTCTCACTAGTATCAGTGGAAATGCCAAGGGAAGCGAAGGGCTTAGATGGCGATGGCGACAATCGGCGAAAGCTCGCGCCGGCGATTGATGCAAAGCCTGCGCCGAAGGCTATCGGAGCCCGGCCGTGCAATCTGCCAA
This portion of the Ipomoea triloba cultivar NCNSP0323 chromosome 5, ASM357664v1 genome encodes:
- the LOC116018974 gene encoding OVARIAN TUMOR DOMAIN-containing deubiquitinating enzyme 2, producing the protein MEGIILRRVIPSDNSCLFNAVGYVMDHDKNKAPELRQVIAAAVASDPTKYSEAFLGKPNQEYCEWILNPEKWGGAIELSILAEFYGREIAAYDIQTTRCDLYGQENNYHERVMLIYDGLHYDALAMSPSEGAPEEFDQTIFTVQKDRSIGPVERLALNLVKEQQRKRSYTDTGNFTLRCGVCQIGVVGQKEAAEHAQATGHVNFQEYR
- the LOC116020725 gene encoding 2S sulfur-rich seed storage protein 2, whose product is MAKLAMAAVLVALLAMSAATAFRTTITTIVDEQTPSRGQQHGGGQQPQCQEQIQQQSEELRHCVMYLSPENSHFIKMKSSSWRMPQQQQQQHLNQCCNALENFDRQCRCEAVKQALRWLQQEQQEQEQGQGQGQEQEQGQEQEQEQEQWQQLEQQILKKAKYLPQVCNLEPQKCQIRTFYF
- the LOC116020724 gene encoding reactive Intermediate Deaminase A, chloroplastic-like codes for the protein MAFSGAARSFCMPAIDLGRLHGRAPIAFGAGFASIAGASFRRLSPSPSKPFASLGISTDTSVKEVVQTEKAPAALGPYSQAIKANNLLFVSGVLGLVPETGKFVSDSVEDQTEQVLKNIGEILKAGGVNYSNVVKTTILLADLKDFKTVNEIYAKYFPSPAPARATYQVAALPMDAKIEIECIAAL